Genomic DNA from Nomascus leucogenys isolate Asia chromosome 10, Asia_NLE_v1, whole genome shotgun sequence:
tctgcctcctgggtccaagtgattctcctgcctcggcctcccaagtagctgggattaactgccaccacacccagctaatttttgtatttttagtagagatggagtttcaccatgttggccaggctggtctcgaactcctgacctcaggtaatccacccgcctcagcctcccaaagtgctgggattacaggcgtgagccactgcgcccagctgcagctgactttttagctttttttcttattatcatTTTATCTACTTGGCTATATTTGTTCTTAAATGGAGAATTGCTGGTTCAAAAGAAGTAGGTGTTTTTTTTAGTATCTTTAAACGGTGGCCAAAATGGGATCCAGAaatgtggttcatgcctgcatcAGCCAGCTTCTCTACACCCTCACCAGCAtcaattttcatcttttaaacatTTGCCCATTCGACAGGTCAAAAAAatgttattgtattattttacatttctttgatttctgatGTTAAGTAACCGGCCTTTATTATCACTAATTTTATGAACTCTGTGTATTACTgttgtttattttcatattgggctatttttcctaatgccaAAAGCcttttacatttcaaatattaaCTGTCATCTATGTTATAAAACACTTTTCCCAGTCCCATTTTGGTTGGTTTTTATAGTGCAGAAAAGTCGGGCCcatctttattttcctgtttcccATGTGGTGGCCTTTCAGTGGTCTCTGCCATTGGAATTATGCTTGATCATTTGCCTGACTGTCCCTGTTCTCTGCTGTTGTAAACAGTGCTTCTGTGAACACACTTTTGAACTATATATCTGTGCACATGGGCAGATGGATCTGTGAGTTAGatttcagaagtggaattgccaaGAAAGGGGATGGCATTGTATTTATGTACTGACAGTTGTTGGTTGTAATTGAGGGATATATTCAGATTGCAACTGCAATATCATAAGTATTTATTGGGTCTAACAGGTTTCAAAGTCgattctttagggttttctaaattGACTTTCACGTACCTGCAAATGGCCAGGTTAGGGTATGACCATGGATTCAAGCTGTGGATGGTGATGGGGAGCGGAGTGGGGGAGAGCCTGGGCTCGGCATCAGTGTAAAGATGTTACGGCTGCTTGCACCCACTCCGTGGGTAGCACAACCTCTAAAGGCCTCTACTAgtagttttgtttattgttttgttttaactttgaatttatttttttgactagGTAATACATGCtcatggtaaaataaaaataaaaacaaaaaacaaaaggagaataTACAATGAAAAAGTAAGTTGCCCTCCCTTTCCTGGCCCCTAGTTCCCTTCCCCAGAGGCAATTGCTATTAGTCATCATTAATGGTCTCTTATATATCCTTCTAGAAATCGTCTGTGTAAGCACATCTGTTTTTAGTTTCTTAGAATGCTGTATACAGTGCTGTGTCCAGTTTTGCACTTAACTATCTTGGAGATCATCTCATACTCATTTATTTAGAGTTGCCTTATTTTAAAGGGTTTCATAGTAATTCATTATACGAACATAACATATCTTGTCTATTAACAACAGTTCAATGAATATATTCTTGCACATAGGTCATTACATATCTCTGAGGtaaattcatagaagtagaattTGTCGGAGAGGAGGATATGTGCacttttaattttggtaaaatttGCATTGCCACAGGCAGTATGTAAGTGTGCTTATTTCTTCCCGGGCATACAAACATATGTTGCCCAGCTTTATGATTGATGTTTTGTTTCCAAAGCTCGCTCTTTACTCCCAAATGAGTTTCCTCTGCCATGGTGGGAAGTAGCTTAGGTCTGATTTTTCTTAAggcttttctgttaaaaaaaataacttccaTTTTTCAGTGGTTTCCATTGACCAAGGGCCAAGTTCTCTTGGCCTGGTCAGAAAATCTTGAGCATGTTAAATGAAGGTTGTGTATGTTTACTCTAATCCTGACTTTCTTGAGGAAAagcaatgtgttttatttttttggcacAGAAGTTGGCATCCACCTTGTGACACGATACATATGGGCATTCAAGTGGTCACATAATTAATTGTAGGAAGTCCTCCATCTCTTTTCGGTGCTCTGGAATGGTTTTTAtaacacagtaaatattttattcacagaAAGTTTATTTGGGAAGTTGCTCTTTacattattttagctttttagaTTTCTTCCCTAGTGGTcatatttttctctgcttcttgagtCTGGTTGggctatttgtattttctttaaaaaaaattgttgatttCCTATTGAACTCTATAAGCCTACCATTCTGATATATAGCTTTCACCTAGAGTACTTTATGCTTCAATTCATGTCTGTTAGGGAGAGAAATTCACAGAATagaagcatatatatgtatatagatctTACATAAGAGAATGTTAGTTTTATCTCTTTGTGCCTCAGAGgtgtttttcttgtcttattgtaaTTGGGTAGAACTGCATAGAATAATGTTCAATAATAGCAGCATTaagacttttatttctgttttcatgagTGTGGTTCGTGGTTTCTTAGTGACATCTTTGTCGCGTTTTTGACTTGTTCTGGTTTCATAAAGACAGTTTGAaagctttttatttctcctgtctgGCATGGTTTATATAGCATGGGAATGGCCTTTCCCTGAAGGTATGGAAGGCATCACCCCAATGCTATTTGAGTCCCCAGTTGTTTGGGGAGTTAATTCTCTGACACTCCTTCTACATGTCTTTCATATGCTTAGTCtatgtatttcttcctttaaaacgTCTGCAGGTACCTGTGTTTTGACTCTGTTCCTGTGGATAGCTGCTTGGTCTGAAGTTCCAGAAAGGATCCTGTTCCCAGACAGGTGATTACATATCTGAGGGTATCTTGTTGCCTGAGGATGAGGGCTAGTATCATCTCAGGTACCAGAATGTTCTCCTGAGTCTGTCTGCCACATAGCAGAGTTGGGCCGTCTGCCCTTGCCTGTCTCCCTCACAGGCACAGACCTCTGCTTTTGCCCTGTCCTGGGTTAGAGTGACCATGTCTGAAATGTCACACCAATCATCTGGAGCCTGGACTCTCTGGTCTGTTACCGTCCCTTGCTTTGGGATTCTTCTGCCCAGCAGAGCATTATCTGTGTTGTGCTCTCTGTGGTTTCTCAGTCCTATGAAGAAGGCAGCAAGGAAGTAGTCCAGTCGCTAAGGTCTTTAGGATCGAGGCATTTGCATTGGATGGTGCCCAAGCTCCGTGGGATGATACCATGCAGGAGAGAGCATGGGAGGGCAGTTCGCATAGGGAGGGACGTGGGAGCCCATCACCGAGACGAGTAAACATGAGTTTACCGTGATTACCACATTGATTTCCAAGTGATAATGTCTAATGAGAGACTCTGAATAATGGAAACACCTTCAGTTTTCCTTTAGactttttccaaattaaaaaatttaaacttgctttccttttaaaacaaagggagaaaatttttgttgcatatggtttttttcttctctggaagTAAAGCCAGTAGTAGTTTATGCTCCCAGACCTAGATTTCTTTCCCATATTGCCTTACTTAGTTGCACCAGTTGTGCTGACCAGTcataaaaatatgcaataaaacGTAAATGATAGCAAAAATGCTTTAAGGAAATGTATAGCTTTACTTGGTTACATAAAAAAGAGGACAGATTGAAAATCTTTACGTTTATGTCCAatctcaaaagtttaaaaaatggaagggggcagataataaaataaagacaaggaAATAACTaggtaaagaaacagaaaggaatgtcAAAACAGAAAGCCATATCTTTTAGACAGATTAGATCTTTGTCAAGATTGATGAAGGCAAAAGAATGTGCAGTAGCATCAAGAGGCTCAATGGTCACTTCTCACTGTCTGAGGGAATAATGTCATATTACCTAGAGTTgagtacttttaatattttttagtagtCTTCCATTTTTTACACGTTGTATACTGTGTTTTAATAATTGTGTTAAGGGAAGAAATGTTAGGGGAGGATTTGCCCCAACTCCTACTTCCCCTTTTCATTTTTGCTAATAAACATGCTGACGTCTGATTTTAGTACTGGCTAGGGCCTTGAACATTTCTCTTGTGCCTTGCATTGGGCAGTTAAGTCTTTTTGggtattttagtttatttaagcTTCACAATTCTGAAGGGGATGGAGGTGCTGTTATTCTCATTTCTCAGATTACAGAGACAGACTCTAGGGCATTAGACAAGTTGCCTACAGTTGCATAGTTATCAGCAGAGCCAACTCCTCAGGAGTAGGTCTCTGTGAAGCCCAGGGGTCATGCTTGTAACTGCTGTGCTGAGGCCAACTTTGTGCAGTTGTTTGCCTGTTTACTGGGGACTCCCATATCCCAAAAGCACTGTCGATGCCTCTGGTAAGGTGGCCTCCACTGCTGCCTGGTCCTCAACTTCTGGGACATGTGTATATCTCCTTACGATCTACAGGTCCCTGAGTACTGACGGTCACAGGCTGCCACATCTTTCCTGTTGACTCATGTTTGGTTCCTCCAGTGAAAATTTTACTTAGAGAAATGCTGCCTCCAAAGCACTTGCCTGCCACAAAACCTAAGAAGTCCTGGGCCCCAAATCTGTGTGAGCTAGACAGTGACTTGACTAAGGAGCCAGATGTTGTCATAGGAGAAGGTCCAACTGACTCTGAGTTTTTTCATCAGAGGTTTCGGAACCTAATCTATGTGGAATTTGTTGGGCCTCGGAAGACCCTGATCAAACTCCGAAACCTCTGCCTCGATTGGTTGCAGCCGGAGACTCGCACCAAGGAGGAGATCATCGAGCTCTTGGTCCTTGAGCAGTACCTGACCATCATCCCTGAAAAGCTCAAGCCTTGGGTGCGAGCAAAAAAGCCGGAGAACTGTGAGAAGCTCGTCTCTCTGCTGGAGAATTACAAGGAGATGTACCAACCGGAAGGTGAGTCTCCACGGGGTGATGGTGGTCACTGCAGGCCTCAGGTGTGCCCTGGGGCTCTCAGCCTCCACACTTCCGACATGGTCTGGACTGGATCACTCTCTGTCCTGGGCAGCGGTGGGGGTGTCCTGTGTACTGTGGGATATTGAGCCGCATCATGATTTTCTGGGTGTGACCACCAAAAGTGTCTCCACACATGCCCAGGTATCCCCTGGCGGCCAAAAGCACCCTGGTGCAGAACCACCATCCTGAGtcaggagagggaaaggaaacaCTTCTGTGGAAGGGAGAAAACCTCCTATCTCTCCTGCCTTTTTGGTGTGGTGTGCTAGGAGGTTGCCTTCTGGCTGTTTGTGTCTGGGAGTGAGGTCAGGGTGGACACAGCCACCATGCTCCCCCCACCCAGTTTTTAGTATGTCAGGAGTGGTTGGAAACCACTGAAGGGTTTTGAGCTCAGAAATGTCAGGATCAGGTCACTCCAACCGTTTGTGTGTATGACAGGGAGATGCGGCTCAGGGATTGGGGGGAACTATTGTGAGAATATGGGCCAGAGATAGTAACTTGGCGACCGGTGTCCTCTCAGACGACAACAACAGTGACGTGACCAGCGACGACGACATGACCCGGAACAGAGGAGAGTCCTCACCACCTCACTCAGTCCATCCTTTCGGGGGTGAGTACCCATCCCCACTGGTCACCCATGGGCAGGCGCTGCCAGATGCTTCCAGATGGAGACACGGTGGGTTGGGGCCTCCATGAAGATGACCCGCCATCCCCGAGTGGTCACCTTCACTCTGAGATCTGAGGAGAGGGTAAATTAATTGATGTCATAATGAGACATTTTTATATCTAAACAGATACCTTAAATACTTAATCTCATTTTATTCAATGATAAAGTATTTAAAGCTATTTGGAATTTGCAACAGGCTGCTTCCAGCTGTAcccccagcctccccaggaaAGTTCATTAAAGATGCTTCAGTGAGCTTTTATAGGGAGCACTGCTTTCAGGGAGGGCGTGTGTGTTGTtttcttgggttttgtttttttttgtagtagaatAACATGCACTTTAAGATCAGCTGCCAGACAGTAGAGGGTCCGCAGTCCATTCTCCTGAATGTGGACTCAGCCCCTTAGGAACTGAGAAGCCAGCAAAGAGTCTGAAGTGGGAGTTAGCTACTGGACTGAGCTTTGGAACTTGCTTGGAAGCAAGCCCCACTTGGGCAAAGCCTGCAGAAACCATGTTGCGGGTATATGATAAAGAAGGGGCCAGATGAGCCTGGGAATCTGGAGCTGTCTGTTTTGGATCCATCTCCTTGTGGGAAGAGGGTAGCATCACTTTCCAGAGGGGTGTTTGTGCACATGCAGGGAAAACAGGTGTGTCGAAGTGCTTTGTTAATTAACACTGGAATGTCTCACCTGCTCAGGTGAGCGGGACTGGGACCGGAGGGGCAGAAGCAGAGACATGGAGCCACGAGACCGCTGGCCCTACACCAGGAACCCAAGAAGCAGTGAGTCTTAACCACTTTCTTTCTCAGTAGGAGATAGAGAGCATGTGCTGTGCACAGGTTCAAGGGGAAAGTGCCAGGGCCTCGAAGTTCCTGCTGCTCTATTTGGACTATATTCCGCTTCTCCAAAAGTTTAGTCCAAGGCTCCTATTTATGAAGTTCCACTCAGTACCAGCAGCACAGGTTTCACCACACAGACCTGTTGCCACCTAAACTACTATTTGCTCAGTGTTCTTAAGCtggtgcatttaaaaaaaaaaaaaactagaagttTCTGTATGAAAGACTATGCCACTGCAAAAATTGAAAACTAGTATAAAGTGCCATAGGCAGAAGGCGAGAATGAAAGACACATTGTAACAATGTTGTTAACTAGGAATGTCTGCCACGACTTCCTGCAGTGCTAGGGAAGTGCCACATCTGAGCACCAGGcctgagatttggaagggaaTCAATCATCACACCAGTGTATTACTGGTGTCCATACTGCTGGAAATCATTTCCTGTTCTTCCTGGACTTGGAGAACACTGCCGTGGGCAGCAGGGCACCCTAAAATTGATCAGGAGAAGGATATCAGGAGTGAGTGACATTTAGTGATGGTTCACAACACATTAGGCATTGTTCAGAGCCATGACCCTGTGGGACGGTGTCTCTGATGCCATCTCCCTGTCACACATTGCAGCTGGGGAGACCCAGAGGTTGTGCCCGAAGGATGAGGCTAGTGGGCACCGCACCTGGACCCACACAGCTTGGGCACAATCTGAACCACCTCCGAGATTGGGAGCAGAAGGATGTGGCAAggcccctggccctgccctgggtCTGCGTTGTTGTAGGGCCACTGGTTGTTGTGGGACTCCTCAGAGGCAGCCAcagaatgcagagaagagaaaagcacTTGGTCTCATACACTCACACCCCAGCCGGCTTCACAGTTGAGTGGGACAAACCTGGGACTTGCAGGATGGACTGGGCCCTGCTTCTTCTTGATGCCTTTTCTCTTCACAGGGATGCCTCAGCGGGATCTTTCCCTTCCTGTGATGGCGAAAACAAGCTTTGAAATGGACAGAGATGACAACAGGGACTCCAGGGCTTATGAGTCCCGATCTCAGGTATGCTCAGGTTTCCTCTCTTTCTAGAAAGGCCATCTTCATTTCATGGCAGAGATGCCTTTCTTTCCCCAGATGGTGTGTTTATCTGCCCCCTAGAGTCCCACCTGGGGTGAGAGCCCAGCACTCCAGGAGGAGCCCAGGCCCATCCCATAGGTGACAAGTAGCCCAGGTTGCTGCTGGCTGTTTCTGTGTCGTTCATGTGGTCAGAGGAGCCCCTGCCCCCTCAGCATGCGTGTCACTTGGCAGGCTGGTCACACTGGCCCTTCCCTACAGGGCCAGGGAAGCAGAGTGACTCTGGAGATGTTTCTGGTCCTCAGGAGGGAGCCAGGAAAGCTGTGGGTCTGCAGAGTAGACTGGCCAGGGAGAACAAAGGCTCTGGAGCTGACAGGAGCTGGGTTTaaagcctggctctgccacttgctagctgtgtggccttgggccatTTACTCAACTAAgctgaatttcagtttcctcatctgtgaaatgaatatGGTGATTgctcccagggctgctgtgaaaagtcactcacacacatacataaagtacctggcacatggtaggcacacCGTTAAATGTTAACAATTATGGCAGTTGTGGTTTAAGAGGCAGCATGTGCCAGGGAGATgcatgaagggaaaaaaaatgtgggaCTTGAGCTTGTTTTttaggaaggaggagaggggtcACTTATACATGGTGGAGTGTGGAGGAGGACCCCAGCACTGACTGGACTCAAAGAAGGGAGGAGCCATTGGGCTGAGCCTTCCTTTCCTTCACATATCAGTACCCACCCCATGTCAGATAGCAGGCCTAGGCCCTGGGGGACACTGCAGTGAGCAACACAGAGAGGGGCCCTGCCCTGAGAAGCTTTTGACAGTCACACAAATAAATATCGACACAAATGTTGTACATAACTGCTCATCATTCTCAGTGCCCTCAAGGAAAAATAGAGTTAACAAGAAACTGTAACAAGGGCCTTGATTTGGATTGAAGGGAAATGTCTTGGAGGCATTAACAGTTGCCATTTAGAGCCAGGAGCACGCTGGGTcaggtgttgggggaggggacCCCAGGCATTAGGGAGAGCTCAGCTAAAGTTGTGGGATAGGAACTAAACAAAGGGCCAGGTGGCTGGGATATAGGAAGAAGGCTGGAGGCACGTGTGGGCCTGGCCACTGGTATCCTGGTAGTTGGGCTttgtcttgttttgctttttaaatgccCTTCCTTGACAATGTGTGAAGAATTGGCATCCAAGCCCCATGTCTGCATAATCAAAAGTCTGGAAGCTACTGATTCCTACTGACGCAGTACGGTGGTAACACCAGCAGCAAATGACATAAATTACATTTTGAAGGTGTCCACAACAGAAAATTCTCTCATCTTTTAGCTTCGTGTGTAAGTCTCTTAATTGTTCACACGTATAGATCATATTGTGAAAACTACATTGTGCCATACTAGCATTGTCTTCAGGACAGCATCTCTTCCACTGAACTTGATTGCAGTTTGTATGCATTAAGATGTCATTGTTGATTACAAACACAAAGCAAACAACCAATTTAGGGCTGCCCACTGGcctagattttaattttaaatcaaagtgtgctttttctttcatatgaaaaaagaattttatctgTGAAGCTCTGCTGTGTTTCCTTGCCCtacttagtttttgttgttgtttctgcttttttgtgGCAGGACACAGGCAGTGCATGGATAAGGCTTCCCTCTTAAACGCAGATACCCGTACCTCTTTGTCTTTTGTGGTAGATATACCTTATTCAGCAAACCCTCTTTTTTTTGCTACATTTTTCATGTTGCTCCATGCCTCTTCCCAGCAATAGAACTATGGTAGATTTAATATCAAaacatttgtatttcctttacataatttttcttaatatttaagcAAGATATCACACTGCAGAAAATCCTCACCCACAGTATTGCAAAGCAGATAGATGctcttctccccattttacaggtgaagaacctgaaagaaaggttcaaaaaGATTTCCGTTCCCAAGGTTGCACAGCTCATAATTGGTGCAATCCTCCTTTGACCAAGATCTCTGTCCAGCTCCAAAGCCTGTGGGTTTCCCACAGCACCATCTCCCTCCTTGAGTCTCTTTCCAGCCTCAGTGCCATTCTTCCTGGGACCATGATTCCCTGAAACCAGTTCTAGTCAGCCCTCTGGCAATAAGCAAAGGTCCTTTAGAATCCTGATAGAAGGTTCTCGTCAGTAAtgcaaggaattttaaaattcctttttaggTAAATATCCATTAAAACAGAAAAGGCAATTATAAAAATGTCCTCAGGGCTTACAGTTATTCCTGGGTTATTTGGAAATTGTGCAAACTGGAGACTCCCTTAATGTAGCCATGCTATGCCATGGAGAAACCAGGAGGGAGGTTTAAGTCACATCCTGACCAGATGTCTGCGTGAATGTGTGtgtcttctttctgttccttgagtACTCTGTGCCTGTTTGATATTTAGTCTGTTTAAGTTTTCCCACCAATCCCTTTCTATATGTATCATAATCTCACCCACCACTTAGGCCCCACCTGCCCTCCACAAACCTTTGCACACTGTTCAGGCCCACCCTGAACTGTCCCTCTACAAAACCCGTTTAGCACTTATTATCTGTACCccaatttattgtttattgttcTCTAATTGTTTCATGAGTCTTTTCTCTCCAACCAAATTATAAGCTGCATGAGGGCAAGGAATATGTGTCATGCGTCTTTGGGATCTGCCTCAGAGTGTAGCACCAAGGTAGGTACGACGTAGGCCCCTAGTAACACTTGACTTGGATCACTCAGAACCCCAATACCGTGAGCACTTCCTATATAACTTCATATATGTAGCTCCCATGTCGCCAACATTATTCTGTCTTTGAACATCAGTGGGGACAGACTCCATTGAGAGGTCTGTGTTTGCTGTTGTAGGATGCTGAATCATACCAAAATGTGGTGGACCTCGCTGAGGACAGGAAACCTCACAACACAATCCAGGACAACATGGAAAACTACAGGAAGCTGCTCTCCCTGGGTAAGCAGCTGCTTCTCTCAGTCACTCCCAGTCCAGTCATTGGAGCATTTTGTCATCTTGCTCCTTTTTAAGCTGGATGTTAAGAGTCCACATTAATATATTTGGACTCCAAGGATAAGAAGAAATCTTTGAAAGATTTCAAAAGAGGGAGTAAATGatgaaatttgtctttttaagaaaTGCCTCTGGCTTTGGGTAAAGATACATTGTCCAGGGTGGGGACAAGCAGGGAGATGCTTCTTGCCACAAGAGTTGATACTTCTTTCCAGAGCGGTAGCACTGGAGGTTTTCACGTAGACATTCAGGATGGGATCCTGAGTTCCCACGTGGACTTTCCTGGAAGACATCTAGCCCAAGTTGGTAGTGGGCAGTTGGCTGTGCTGCAGGTCGATAAGGCCATGGGGCGTCGAGGGAGTGGGTGGAGGAAGAGCAGTCGTGAGGTAAGAGGAAGAAGGCCAGTGAAAAAGAGGACTTAAAAAGTGGTTACAAGAAGGTGAAGACTAAAAGACAATGCACTGATTTCAGGGACATGTGGGATCTTTGTACACATTTCTGAGTGGTGTCAGAAGAATTACATGTAGATTAGAATGGATTAGGGAATAGATAGTAGGGAAATGAGACAGCAAATGTCTTCTGACATCCAAGGAATCAGATATGGGCCACCTCATATTTAGTGGCTCAGTGAAAGATGAAGATCAATTTATGGTGATGAGTCTTGGTCCTCAACTTGAATTTGAGGCATCATATTGTCCTTGTGACCAGGAGTGCAGCTTGCTGAAGACGATGGCCACTCCCACATGACGCAGGGCCACTCATCAAGATCCAAGAGAAGTGCCTACCCAAGCACCAGTCGAGGTAAGCAGGAGGCACATCCCACAGAGGAGCCACACAACCAGTGAGATGCTATCAAGGAACCTTCTACACTTTGCATTCCTAAACATCACAGAAGGGTGCACCCCTCCAAGTCCCACTGTCCTTCTTATGGGGACTAGGGAGTATTTACATTTGGGGTTTCTTTTCAGGTCTAAAAACTATGCCTGAAGCCAAAAAATCAACCCACCGGCGGGGGATTTGTGAAGATGAATCTTCCCACGGAGTGATAATGGAAAAATTCATCAAGGATGTGTCACGCAGTTCCAAATCGGGAAGAGCAAGGGAGTCAAGTGACCGGTCACAGAGATTCCCCAGAATGTCAGATGATAACTGGAAGGACGTTTCATTGAACAAGAGGGAGTCAGTGATCCAGCAGCGGGTTTATGAAGGGAATGCATTTAGGGGAGGCTTTAGGTTTAATTCAACCCTTGTTTCCAGAAAGAGAGTTCTTGAAAGAAAGAGGCGCTATCATTTTGACACAGATGGGAAGGGCTCGATTCACGATCAAAAAGCCTGTCCCAGGAAGAAGCCCTTTGAATGTGGTAGTGAGATGAGAAAAGCCATGAGCATGAGCAGCCTGAGCAGCCTCAGCTCCCCCTCCTTTACCGAGTCACAGCCAATTGATTTTGGGGCAATGCCATATGTATGTGATGAGTGTGGGAGGTCGTTCAGTGTCATCTCAGAATTTGTTGAGCACCAGATCATGCATACTAGAGAGAACCTCTATGAGTATGGTGAGTCCTTTATTCACAGTGTGGCTGTCAGTGAAGTTCAGAAAAGTCAGGTTGGAGGGAAACGTTTTGAATGTAAGGACTGTGGAGAGACCTTCAATAAGAGTGCCGCCTTGGCTGAACATCGGAAGATTCATGCTAGAGGGTATCTTATGGAATGTAAGAATCAGGAGTGTGAGGAGGCCTTCATGCCTAGCCCAACTTTTAGTGAGCTTCAGAAAATATATGGCAAAGACAAATTCTATGAGTGCAGGGTGTGTAAGGAAACCTTCCTTCATAGTTCTGCCCTGATTGAGCACCAGAAAATCCACTTTGGGGATGACAAAGATAATGAGCGTGAACGTGAACGTGAGCGTGGGGAAACCTTTAGGCCCAGCCCAACCCTTAATGAGTTTCAGAAAATGTATGGTAAAGAGAAAATGTACGAATGTAAGGTGTGTGGGGAGACTTTCCTTCATAGCTCATCCCTGAAAGAACATCAGAAAATCCATACTAGAGGGAACCCATTTGAAAATAAGGGTAAAGTGTGTGAGGAAACCTTTATTCCTGGTCAGTCCCTTAAAAGGCGTCAGAAAACTTACAATAAGGAGAAGCCCTATGACTTTACAGATTCCCGGGATGCCTTCATGCAAAGCTCAGAGCTCAGTGAGCATCAGAAAATTCATTCTCGAAAGAATCTCTTTGAAGGCAGAGGGTATGAGAAATCTGTCATTCACAGTGGGCCATTCACTGAATCTCAGAAGAGTCATACTATAACAAGACCTCTTGAAAGTGATGAGGACGAGAAGGCGTTCACCATTAGCTCTAACCGCTATGAAAACCAGAAGATTCCCACTAAGGAAAATGTCTATGAGGGGAAATCATATGAGAGGTCTGTTATTCATAGCTTAGCGTCTGTGGAAGCTCAGAAAAGTCACAGTGTAGCGGGGCCCAGTAaaccaaaagtaatggcagagTCTACCATTCAGAGCTTCGATGCTATCAACCATCAGAGAGTTCGTGCTGGAGGGAATACCTCTGAAGGAAGGGAATACAGTAGGTCTGTTATCCATAGCTTAGTGGCTTCCAAACCTCCAAGAAGTCACAATGGAAATGAATTGGTGGAATCTAATGAGAAGGGAGAATCCTCCATTTATATCTCAGACCTTAATGATAAGCGACAGAAGATTCCTGCCAGAGAGAACCCTTGTGAAGGGGGCAGTAAGAATCACAACTATGAAGACTCTGTCATACAGAGTGTATCCCGTGCCAAACCTCAGAAAAGTGTTCTTGGAGAGGGATCTGGTGAATTTAAGAAGGATGGCGAATTCTCTGTTCCCAGCTCAAATGTCCGTGAATACCAGAAGGCTcgtgctaaaaagaaatacattgagCATAGGAGCAACGAGACCTCTGTAATTCACACTCTGCCTTTTGGTGAACAAACATTTCACCCTCGAGGGATGCTCTATGAATGTCAGAAGTGTGGGGAGTGCTTTACTCATAGCTCTGACCTCACTGAGCACCAGAAGATTCATGATAGAGAGAAGCCTTCTGGAAGCAGAAATTATGAAT
This window encodes:
- the PEG3 gene encoding paternally-expressed gene 3 protein isoform X2; translation: MYQPEDDNNSDVTSDDDMTRNRGESSPPHSVHPFGGERDWDRRGRSRDMEPRDRWPYTRNPRSRMPQRDLSLPVMAKTSFEMDRDDNRDSRAYESRSQDAESYQNVVDLAEDRKPHNTIQDNMENYRKLLSLGVQLAEDDGHSHMTQGHSSRSKRSAYPSTSRGLKTMPEAKKSTHRRGICEDESSHGVIMEKFIKDVSRSSKSGRARESSDRSQRFPRMSDDNWKDVSLNKRESVIQQRVYEGNAFRGGFRFNSTLVSRKRVLERKRRYHFDTDGKGSIHDQKACPRKKPFECGSEMRKAMSMSSLSSLSSPSFTESQPIDFGAMPYVCDECGRSFSVISEFVEHQIMHTRENLYEYGESFIHSVAVSEVQKSQVGGKRFECKDCGETFNKSAALAEHRKIHARGYLMECKNQECEEAFMPSPTFSELQKIYGKDKFYECRVCKETFLHSSALIEHQKIHFGDDKDNERERERERGETFRPSPTLNEFQKMYGKEKMYECKVCGETFLHSSSLKEHQKIHTRGNPFENKGKVCEETFIPGQSLKRRQKTYNKEKPYDFTDSRDAFMQSSELSEHQKIHSRKNLFEGRGYEKSVIHSGPFTESQKSHTITRPLESDEDEKAFTISSNRYENQKIPTKENVYEGKSYERSVIHSLASVEAQKSHSVAGPSKPKVMAESTIQSFDAINHQRVRAGGNTSEGREYSRSVIHSLVASKPPRSHNGNELVESNEKGESSIYISDLNDKRQKIPARENPCEGGSKNHNYEDSVIQSVSRAKPQKSVLGEGSGEFKKDGEFSVPSSNVREYQKARAKKKYIEHRSNETSVIHTLPFGEQTFHPRGMLYECQKCGECFTHSSDLTEHQKIHDREKPSGSRNYEWSVIRSLAPTDPQTSYAQEQYAKEQAWNKCKEFRQFFATSKDLNTNQKLYDQEKSHGKESQGEKTHGEETHGEETHGQETIEDPVIQGSDMEDPQKDDPDDKIYECEDCGLGFVDLTHLTDHQKVHSRKCLVDSREYTHSVIHTHSISEYQRDYTGEQLYECPKCGESFIHSSFLFEHQRIHEQDQLYSMKGCDDGFIALLPMKPRRNRAAERNPALAGSAIRCLLCGQGFIHSSALNEHMRLHREDDLLEQSQMAEEAIIPGLALTEFQRSQTEERLFECVVCGESFVNPAELADHVTVHKNEPYEYGSSYTHTSFLTEPLKGAIPFYECKDCGKSFIHSTVLTKHKELHLEEEEEDEAAAAAAAAAQEVEANVHVPQVVLRIQGSNVEAAEPEVEAAEPEVEAAEPEVEAAEPNGEAEGPDGEAAEPIGEAEQPNGEAEQPNGDADEPDGAGIEDPEERAEEPEGKAEEPEGDADEPDGVGIEDPEEGEDQEIQVEEPYYDCRECTETFTSSTAFGEHLKTHASVIIFEPANAFGECSGYIERASTSTGGANQADEKYFKCDVCGQLFNDRLSLARHQNTHTG